In Diceros bicornis minor isolate mBicDic1 chromosome 24, mDicBic1.mat.cur, whole genome shotgun sequence, the following are encoded in one genomic region:
- the LBHD2 gene encoding LBH domain-containing protein 2 has protein sequence MSAPQPAVPERSPAEEAGGPAGKAVVGVREKGPQLGQQLPSIVVEPSEVGAVESGELRWPPEGAQKVSTQSQAVAPPSPSPPGVPGKALDDTGSECACFKDQAPPGPVIGQGHGRILLSRGPAYPAPADK, from the exons ATGAGTGCCCCCCAGCCTGCCGTGCCAGAGCGAAGCCCAGCTGAGGAGGCTGGAGGCCCAGCAGGAAAG GCTGTGGTGGGTGTCCGGGAGAAGGGCCCTCAGCTGGGCCAGCAGCTGCCCTCGATTGTGGTGGAGCCCAGCGAGGTGGGTGCTGTGGAGAGTGGGGAGCTGCGTTGGCCCCCGGAGGGTGCCCAGAAGGTGTCCACCCAGAGCCAGGCTGTTGCTC CCCCCTCACCGAGTCCGCCAGGAGTGCCAGGGAAGGCCCTGGACGACACTGGCAGCGAGTGTGCCTGCTTCAAGGACCAAGCCCCCCCCGGCCCAGTGATAGGACAAGGACATGGCCGGATTCTGCTGTCCCGGGGCCCTGCCTATCCTGCTCCTGCTGACAAGTGA